In the Oryzias latipes chromosome 9, ASM223467v1 genome, one interval contains:
- the LOC101172460 gene encoding synaptobrevin-1, with protein MENGKNQLQQMQDDVEEVKVIMLDNLQKADERKEKMGNLEDRAEELLEQSKKFEKRTNTLRQQKWWENKKTKIFLAIGVVAGLIIVGLIIFAFVG; from the exons GAGAATGGTAAGAaccagctgcagcagatgcagGACGATGTGGAGGAGGTGAAGGTGATTATGCTGGACAACCTGCAGAAGGCAGatgaaagaaaggaaaagatgGGCAACCTGGAAGATCGGGCTGAGGAGCTGTTAGAACAG aGTAAAAAATTTGAAAAGCGAACCAACACACTGAGACAACAGAAATGGTGGGAAAACAAGAAGACAAAAATCTTTCTTGCCATCGGAGTGGTTGCAGGACTCATTATCGTGGGACTCATAATCTTTGCATTCGTTGGATAG